One window of the Nicotiana tabacum cultivar K326 chromosome 4, ASM71507v2, whole genome shotgun sequence genome contains the following:
- the LOC107794929 gene encoding protein SAWADEE HOMEODOMAIN HOMOLOG 1 isoform X1, producing MADFVELEEELAEFTLAEDMKMTALFKRMKEKPISQEFCQKLATKFSCSPYRTGKSFIKWEQVQDWFMDKQKTQAAKAIADKKESDVPRPRQARKPKSKKKFSALMLSRKYNACGYTRLPDCAYDRSQKPKVSAAEMATELAELSFEALSAKDLAWYDVASFLNFRVLRTGELYFVMQEVRIRFAGFGHEEDEWVNVKRRVRERSVPLKPSECDRVNVGDPLMCFREDEYLAVYGDAQVVEIQKKLHDNTECTCIFVVRYDLDNAEEKVTLDKLCCRPNRSNSILPEGRAKLCVLNSIDQANTH from the exons ATGGCTGACTTCGTGGAATTAGAAGAAGAATTGGCCGAGTTCACATTAGCTGAG GATATGAAAATGACCGCCTTGTTTAAGCGAATGAAAGAAAAACCAATTAGTCAAGAGTTCTGTCAAAAACTTGCAACTAAGTTTAG TTGTTCACCTTATCGTACTGGAAAATCTTTCATAAAATGGGAACAG GTGCAAGATTGGTTTATGGATAAGCAAAAAACACAAGCAGCTAAAGCCATTGCTGATAAGAAAGAATCTGATGTTCCTCGACCTCGACAAGCAAGAAAACCAAAATCTAAAAAGAAATTTTCAGCTCTAATGCTTTCCAGAAAATACAATGCTTGCGGGTACACAAGACTCCCCGATTGTGCATATGACCGGTCTCAGAAGCCCAAAG TTTCTGCTGCAGAGATGGCCACAGAGCTCGCAGAGTTGTCTTTTGAAGCTCTTTCAGCAAAGGATTTAGCTTG GTATGATGTGGCCTCATTTCTCAACTTCAGAGTTCTTCGCACAGGCGAGCTT TATTTCGTTATGCAGGAAGTTCGTATAAGATTTGCTGGCTTTGGTCATGAAGAAGATGAATGGGTGAATGTTAAAAGGAGAGTACGTGAACGTTCCGTTCCCTTAAAGCCCTCAGAATGTGACAGGGTGAATGTTGGAGATCCCTTGATGTGCTTCAGG GAAGATGAATATCTCGCAGTATATGGTGATGCGCAAGTTGTGGAGATCCAAAAGAAATTACACGATAATACAGAATGCACGTGTATCTTTGTCGTCCGCTACGACTTGGATAATGCTGAG GAGAAAGTTACACTTGACAAGTTATGTTGCAGACCAAACCGAAGCAACAGTATACTGCCTGAAGGTCGTGCTAAATTATGTGTCTTGAACAGTATTGACCAAGCAAATACTCACTAG
- the LOC107794929 gene encoding protein SAWADEE HOMEODOMAIN HOMOLOG 1 isoform X2 — MADFVELEEELAEFTLAEDMKMTALFKRMKEKPISQEFCQKLATKFSCSPYRTGKSFIKWEQVQDWFMDKQKTQAAKAIADKKESDVPRPRQARKPKSKKKFSALMLSRKYNACGYTRLPDCAYDRSQKPKVSAAEMATELAELSFEALSAKDLAWYDVASFLNFRVLRTGELEVRIRFAGFGHEEDEWVNVKRRVRERSVPLKPSECDRVNVGDPLMCFREDEYLAVYGDAQVVEIQKKLHDNTECTCIFVVRYDLDNAEEKVTLDKLCCRPNRSNSILPEGRAKLCVLNSIDQANTH; from the exons ATGGCTGACTTCGTGGAATTAGAAGAAGAATTGGCCGAGTTCACATTAGCTGAG GATATGAAAATGACCGCCTTGTTTAAGCGAATGAAAGAAAAACCAATTAGTCAAGAGTTCTGTCAAAAACTTGCAACTAAGTTTAG TTGTTCACCTTATCGTACTGGAAAATCTTTCATAAAATGGGAACAG GTGCAAGATTGGTTTATGGATAAGCAAAAAACACAAGCAGCTAAAGCCATTGCTGATAAGAAAGAATCTGATGTTCCTCGACCTCGACAAGCAAGAAAACCAAAATCTAAAAAGAAATTTTCAGCTCTAATGCTTTCCAGAAAATACAATGCTTGCGGGTACACAAGACTCCCCGATTGTGCATATGACCGGTCTCAGAAGCCCAAAG TTTCTGCTGCAGAGATGGCCACAGAGCTCGCAGAGTTGTCTTTTGAAGCTCTTTCAGCAAAGGATTTAGCTTG GTATGATGTGGCCTCATTTCTCAACTTCAGAGTTCTTCGCACAGGCGAGCTT GAAGTTCGTATAAGATTTGCTGGCTTTGGTCATGAAGAAGATGAATGGGTGAATGTTAAAAGGAGAGTACGTGAACGTTCCGTTCCCTTAAAGCCCTCAGAATGTGACAGGGTGAATGTTGGAGATCCCTTGATGTGCTTCAGG GAAGATGAATATCTCGCAGTATATGGTGATGCGCAAGTTGTGGAGATCCAAAAGAAATTACACGATAATACAGAATGCACGTGTATCTTTGTCGTCCGCTACGACTTGGATAATGCTGAG GAGAAAGTTACACTTGACAAGTTATGTTGCAGACCAAACCGAAGCAACAGTATACTGCCTGAAGGTCGTGCTAAATTATGTGTCTTGAACAGTATTGACCAAGCAAATACTCACTAG